A single window of Channa argus isolate prfri chromosome 10, Channa argus male v1.0, whole genome shotgun sequence DNA harbors:
- the glra1 gene encoding glycine receptor subunit alphaZ1 isoform X5 — MDYRVNIFLRQQWNDPRLAYSEYPDDSLDLDPSMLDSIWKPDLFFANEKGANFHEVTTDNKLLRISKNGNVLYSIRITLILACPMDLKNFPMDVQTCIMQLESFGYTMNDLIFEWDEKGAVQVADGLTLPQFILKEEKDLRYCTKHYNTGKFTCIEARFHLERQMGYYLIQMYIPSLLIVILSWVSFWINMDAAPARVGLGITTVLTMTTQSSGSRASLPKVSYVKAIDIWMAVCLLFVFSALLEYAAVNFIARQHKELLRFRRRRRHMKPESWPVLQEDETGEGRFSFPGYGMGPACLQAKDGMAIKGNNNNAPTSAPPEKSIEEMKKLFISRAKRIDTVSRVAFPLVFLIFNIFYWIIYKIIRSEDVHKQ; from the exons gACTACAGAGTGAATATCTTCCTGAGGCAGCAGTGGAACGACCCTCGGCTGGCCTACAGCGAGTATCCCGACGACTCACTGGACCTCGACCCCTCCATGTTGGATTCCATCTGGAAACCGGACTTGTTCTTTGCCAATGAGAAGGGGGCCAACTTCCACGAGGTCACCACCGACAACAAGCTGCTACGCATCTCTAAAAATGGCAACGTGCTGTACAGCATACG aatAACACTGATCCTGGCCTGTCCCATGGATCTGAAGAACTTCCCTATGGACGTCCAGACATGCATCATGCAGCTAGAGAGTT tCGGCTACACCATGAACGACCTCATATTTGAGTGGGATGAGAAAGGAGCCGTGCAGGTGGCCGATGGACTGACGCTACCTCAGTTCATACTGAAAGAGGAGAAGGACCTGCGCTACTGCACCAAACACTACAACACAG GTAAATTTACCTGTATTGAGGCTCGTTTCCACCTGGAGCGTCAGATGGGTTACTACCTGATCCAGATGTACATTCCCTCGCTTCTCATCGTCATCCTGTCCTGGGTTTCCTTCTGGATCAACATGGATGCCGCACCTGCTCGGGTGGGATTGGGCATTACCACTGTGCTGACTATGACCACACAGAGCTCTGGATCCAGAGCCTCCTTGCCCAAG GTGTCCTATGTCAAAGCCATTGATATCTGGATGGCTGTatgtctgctgtttgtgttctcGGCCCTGCTGGAGTACGCCGCTGTCAACTTTATCGCCCGCCAACACAAGGAGCTGTTGCGCTTCAGACGGAGGCGACGACACATGAAG CCTGAGTCTTGGCCTGTGTTGCAGGAGGATGAGACGGGCGAGGGGCGCTTCAGCTTCCCCGGCTACGGCATGGGGCCCGCGTGCCTGCAGGCCAAGGACGGCATGGCCATCAagggcaacaacaacaacgccCCGACCTCGGCCCCGCCCGAAAAGAGCATCGAGGAGATGAAGAAGCTGTTCATTAGCCGGGCCAAGCGCATTGACACGGTATCCCGTGTGGCTTTCCCGCTCGTCTTcctcatttttaacattttctactGGATCATTTACAAGATCATCCGCAGCGAGGACGTCCACAAGCAGTAG